ATCCCTCCCGAGATAAACTCTAACATTTGCCGGCAAATAACGCCCAGGATGCCATACATTCCATAGCACCATGTTGAGCAGCATGAGTGTTGCTTCGAAGACGTAGAAGAACCACTCATAGCGCAGGACGGGGGTCAACGACTTCAGCACTTCCATATCGTTAATATCCACTGTTGTATGCCCCGTATGTTCGATTAGGCGGTAGATACACCGGATGAAAATGAGCGACATGCTCATGTAGAGCGTGTAAAGGGGCAATATGGCCTTCCTGGTGGGAATCACTTCTTTGGTGAGCCGCCAGTGGAATATTCCCGCGAGGACGACAAAGGATAGAATCACCGCAAGCTGCATCGCGAGCGCAGCAATGGTCAGATGACTCCCAATATTCTGTTGACtcgttgacgaagacgggTTCGACGAGAGCGAGACACCGAGGGCGTTCAGTAGCTCTATCAGGGCCATCAACGCGCCGAAAGTGGACGTCACTCGGTTGGGGGGTAGGGGAGTTAGATGGGGTACATAGTGGAATATCCGGCCGAGAACGTGGTAGTTGGCGAGTTCAAGCAGTGGCCTAGGTAAGTCAGTGAGTGGATTGGTCCGGGTGATAGTAACCCAGGAGTAATCTACGAACGGACAAACATAGATGAACACCTGGCTCAGAATAAAAGCAATCAAAACTGTCGAGTTTTCCTCATCATATAG
This sequence is a window from Aspergillus nidulans FGSC A4 chromosome IV. Protein-coding genes within it:
- a CDS encoding putative RTA1 domain protein (transcript_id=CADANIAT00000052); this encodes MANGEPILWSLYVYSPNKGAPVFFTIAYVASAAAHIWQCQYVHFTFEPIGHLLTAVTLFSRYRSWRLLGLYPLCGVLFALGYALREYGAYHYLYDEENSTVLIAFILSQVFIYVCPFVDYSWVTITRTNPLTDLPRPLLELANYHVLGRIFHYVPHLTPLPPNRVTSTFGALMALIELLNALGVSLSSNPSSSTSQQNIGSHLTIAALAMQLAVILSFVVLAGIFHWRLTKEVIPTRKAILPLYTLYMSMSLIFIRCIYRLIEHTGHTTVDINDMEVLKSLTPVLRYEWFFYVFEATLMLLNMVLWNVWHPGRYLPANVRVYLGRDGREAVREEGEDTRTVLAKTVSALSFGVLSKRVWRWYLDMLRKRVVPVPGQGQYKKQQLPKSALGSSSIYGVTEIET